A genomic stretch from Photobacterium atrarenae includes:
- the bfr gene encoding bacterioferritin: MQGKQQIISYLNQVLTLELTSINQYFLHARMFRNWGLEALNDKEYKKSIKDMKQADDLIERILFLEGLPNLQHLEKIRIGEEAEEMLQCDLVLEMEQLDLLREAIAFCETESDYVSRELLESILAYEEDYVDWIETQQELISNIGIENYLQSQIS; encoded by the coding sequence ATGCAAGGTAAACAGCAGATCATCAGTTACCTCAATCAGGTGCTGACCCTCGAGCTCACCTCAATCAATCAGTACTTTCTGCATGCCAGAATGTTTCGCAACTGGGGGTTGGAAGCGCTCAACGACAAAGAATACAAAAAATCAATCAAAGACATGAAGCAGGCCGATGATCTGATTGAGCGAATTCTGTTCCTCGAAGGGCTACCGAACCTGCAGCACCTGGAAAAAATTCGTATCGGCGAAGAAGCCGAAGAAATGTTGCAGTGCGATCTGGTTCTGGAAATGGAGCAGCTGGACTTACTGAGAGAAGCGATCGCATTCTGTGAAACCGAGTCCGACTACGTCAGCCGTGAACTACTGGAAAGTATCCTTGCTTACGAAGAGGACTACGTCGACTGGATAGAAACCCAGCAAGAACTGATCAGCAACATTGGCATTGAAAACTACCTCCAATCTCAGATTTCCTAA
- the bfr gene encoding bacterioferritin — protein sequence MKGNSKIIDTLNSLLAGELTAMDQYFIHSRMYQDWGLDKLYERIDHEFDDEKGHAALLIERILFLEGTPDLTKRADLKIGKDVPEMLKNDLELEYDVDKALKTAIQVCEQEQDYQSREILEKLLADTEEDHAYWLEKQLGLIDKIGLPNYLQSQMS from the coding sequence ATGAAAGGTAATAGCAAGATCATCGATACCCTAAATTCGCTGCTCGCTGGCGAGCTGACCGCCATGGACCAGTACTTCATTCACTCTCGTATGTACCAGGACTGGGGGTTAGACAAACTCTATGAACGTATCGACCACGAGTTTGATGACGAGAAAGGCCATGCCGCCCTGCTGATAGAACGTATTCTGTTCCTGGAAGGTACACCGGATTTGACCAAGCGCGCCGACCTGAAAATCGGCAAAGATGTTCCGGAAATGCTCAAAAATGATCTTGAGCTGGAATATGATGTCGACAAAGCCCTCAAGACGGCGATCCAGGTTTGCGAGCAGGAGCAAGACTACCAGTCCCGTGAAATCCTCGAGAAGCTGCTGGCAGATACCGAGGAAGATCATGCCTACTGGCTTGAAAAACAGCTTGGCCTCATTGATAAAATCGGCCTGCCGAATTATCTGCAATCCCAGATGAGCTAA